Below is a window of Phaenicophaeus curvirostris isolate KB17595 unplaced genomic scaffold, BPBGC_Pcur_1.0 scaffold_455, whole genome shotgun sequence DNA.
cagtgggagggactgggggggcaatgggagggactgggggggcaatGGGAGAGACTGGGGGGGCAAtaggagagactgggagggactggggggcagtgggagggactgggggggcagtgggagggactgggggggcgatgggagggactggggggcaatGGGAGAGACGGAGCAGTAGGATGGACTGGGGGGCAATGGGATGGACTGGGGAGACATGGGGAGagactaagggggtcctaggagggcactgggagggactggggggcactggggaccaGGACTAGGGGGTCaatgggagggactggggggcagtgggagaGATGGAGCAGTAGGATGGACTGGGGGGGCAATGGGATGGACTGGGGAGGCAATGGGAGAGACTGGGGGGGCAAtaggagagactgggagggactgggggggcagtgggagggactgggggggcgatgggagggactggggggacatAGGGAGAGATTCGGGGGGCCctaggaggcactgggagggactgggggagagcactgggagggactggggggcaatggggaccGGGACTAGGGGGGCaatgggagggactggggggcaatGGGAGGGACTAGGGAGCAAATGGAGAgactggaagggactgggggggcaatgggagggactgggggaggGCAATGGGAGGGACTAGGGAGCAAATGGAGGgactgggtggcactgggagagactgggggTCAATGAGAGGGACAGGGGGGGCAATGAGGACTGGGGCAGGTAACTgagggggccctggggggcaatgggagggactgggggtgcAGCCAGGGGGTGCTGAGCCCCATTGCGACCCACTTTTCTCCCCCCCGACCCCAAACCAGGGAACTACCGGACGCAGCTGTGGGACAAACAGTCGGAGTCGTTCCTGCCCTCCACGCCGGGGCTGGGGATGCACGTGGAGGTGAAGGACCCCGACGGCAAGGTGAGacgggggctgggggcacctcCAGGTGTCTGGGGGGCACAGTGTCACCCCCAACATAgggcggggggggctggggtgacATTGAGCTGAAGTAGGAGGTCCTtggccccgtccctggaggggttcaaggccaggttggatgggccttggagcccctgatccagtgggaggtgtccctgcccatggcacgaggtggaactggatgatttttaaggtttcttccaacctaaactatatCTGGGGTGCATgaggtggccagcaggagcagggaagggattgtccacctggacttggtgctggtgaggccacacctcaaatcctgagTTCAATTCTGGGCTcctcgctccaagaaggaccttgaggggctggagaagggaacggagctgggaaggggctggagaacgaggattctgagggacctggggttgtttatcctggagaagaggaggctgaggggagacctcatcgctctttccagctcctggaaaggaggttgtggtgaggtgggagctgggctcttctcccaagcaatgggacaagaggaaagagcctcaagttgcaccaggggaggtttagattggagagcaggaaaaaccatcttcacagaaaggctcTTCAAGCACTAGAATGGCTgccaggaggtggtggagtcaccatccccaggGGGGTTTGAAAGACAGGAAGATGAGGAGCTTGGGGATGGGTCAAGGATGGTTGGTGGAAGGATTCCAAAGGTCATCTCCATCCAATGGcccctcatccctggaggggtttgaaacGGGAAGATGGGGAGCTCCGGGATGGTTCAGTGGtggatggggatggttggatgGAAGGATTCCAAAGGTCATCTCCATCCAATGGCCCCTcatcctggaggggtttgaaagaTGGGAAGATGGGGAGCTCCGGGATGGTTCAGTGGtggatggggatggttggatgGAAGGATTCCAAAGGTCTTCTCCACCCCGCGGGGCGGCAGGTGGTGCTGTCACGGCAGTACGGCTCCGAGGGCCGCTTCACCTTCACCTCGCACACGCCGGGCGAGCACCAGATCTGCCTCCACTCCAACTCCACCCGCATGGCGCTCTTCGCCGGCGGCAAACTGGTacgggggggaccccaaaactggggagggagggaagggggtgctgggggacaccCCAAACCTGGGCTGGGATCAGGGAGGGGATCCCATAAACCTGCGCTAAGGGGCTTAGGGAGGGGAACCCCCTAAACTTGAGTAGAGGAAGCCCCAAACCTGGGCTGGGATCGGGGAGGGGATCCCCCAAAGCCAGGTTGAAGGGTTTGAGGAGGAGAACCCCAACCTGGGCCCCGGGAAATAGggtggagaacctcaaaatctggGAAGGGGAACCCCAGACTGAGGGAtcagggagggatggggaaggggaaccCGCAAACCCAGGCTGGGATCAGGGAGGGGAACCCCCCAACCTGGGCTGAAGGGTTTGAGGAGGAGAACCCCAACCTGGGCCCCGGGAACTAGggtggagaacctcaaaatctggGAAGGGGAACCCCAGGTTGAGGGATAAGAGATGGATTAGGGAGGGGAACCCACAAATCCAGGCTAGATTTGAGGAggggaacccccaaacctgggCTGAAGGGTTTGAGGAGGAGAACCCCAACCTGGGCCCTGGGAGCTAGggtggagaacctcaaaatctggGAAGGGGAACCCCAGATTGAGAGAtcagggagggatggggaaggggaaccCTCAAACCTGGGCTCAGGGGCGTGGCTAGGGGACCCCCAacctttttggggtccccgctGAGCTCCCTGTTCCCCGCAGCGGGTGCACCTGGACATCCAGGTGGGCGAACACACCAACAACTACCCCGAAATCGCCGCCAAGGACAAGTTGACGGAGCTGCAGCTCCGCGCCCGCCAGCTCCTGGACCAGGTGGAGCAGATCCAGAAGGAGCAGAACTACCAGCGGGTGAGGAAGGGGCAGCTCCAAAAGAACGGGgaccccccccttttttctttagACTTCTTGCCCCACCCCCAACTTTTtatttccccctcctctttctcccGGCAGTACCGCGAGGAGCGTTTCCGCATGACGAGCGAGAGCACCAACCAGCGGGTGCTGTGGTGGTCCATCGCCCagaccatcatcctcatcctcaccgGCATCTGGCAGATGCGGCACCTCAAGAGCTTCTTTGAGGCCAAGAAACTGGTGTAgccccccatcccacctctgGGGGAGCCCCCAAACCTCTTTGAGGGGCTCCCTCAACCTCTGGAGAGGCTCCCAAAGCTTCGGGGAGGCTCCCTCAAGCTCTGGAGATGCTCCCTCAACCTCTGGAGATGATCCTGAAGCTTTGGGGAGGCTCCCTCAACCTCTGGAGATGATCCTGAAGCTTTGGGGAGGCTCCCTCAGCCTCTGGAGCTGCTCCCAAAGCTTTGGGGAGCCTCCCTCAGCCTCTGGAGCTGCTCCCAAAGCTTTGGGGAGCCTCCCTCAACCTCTGGAGATGCTTCCAGAGCTTAGGGGAGCCTTCCTCAACCTCTGGAGATGATCCTAAAGCTTTGGGGAGGCTCCCTCAATctctggagctgctcccagAGCTTTGGGGAGGCTCCCTCAACCATCGCAGCTGTTCCCAAAGCTTTGGGGAGGCTCCCTCAACCTCTAGAGATGCTCCCTCAACctctggagctgctcccagAGCTTTGGGGAGGCTCCCTCAACCATCGAAGCTGTTCCCAAAGCTTTGGGGAGGCTCCCTCAACCTCTGGAGATGCTCCCAAAGCTTTGGGGAGGCTCCCTCAACCTCTGGAGAGTCTTCCAAAGCTTTGGGGAGGCTCCCTCAACCTCTGGAGATGCTCCCAAAGCTTTGAGGAGGCTCCCACAACTTTGGGGGGGCTCCCATAGCCCTTGGGGGACGCTCCTACGACTTCTAGCGTGGTCCAGTAACCTTGTGGGGGGGCGGTTCCCGCAACCCCTGGGGGGGCTCCCAACAGCTCTGGGGTTCTCCCACGAGCTTGGGGGTTCTCCCACACCAGCTGGAGcggctcctccatccctggaggggctcctGTAGccctgggggggtgggggaggggcaggttttggggtgtcccccacCTGCAGTCAGGGACCCCGCGGTGGGATTTGGTGGCAAAAtaaaggggtttggggtccgAGGCGGCTGGCCCGTGGGTTTTTGGGGCGcgggggtggctgtggggctgcacCGAGCCGGGGGGGGGCGCGCCCGATTATCCGGTTGTCGCGAATCCTCCCCTACTGCACCCCAAAAGAAGGATCggggggacccaggggtggTGCTGGGTCCTCCAGCGCTAGGAGGCGCTCTGGACATACGAGTCGGTGTGTGTGTGGTATATAAGCTGCTTTATATGCGCATGCGCGTTGTGGTTGCCGCTCTGGGCGCGCGAGTGGGTGTCTATGATGGTGTTTGTAGTCCTTGGGTGCGCATGCGCCTCGGTGGCGCCGTTCTGGGCGTCCTCTCGCTTGCGCTGGTGCCGTTCTAGCCGCGCGGGGTCGGTGTCTATGATacttgggggtggggggggtgtaTGCGGGCGCTGCTCAGTCCTCCACCGCCGCGCGGCGCTATGGGGCGTGTGCGCATGGCCGGCGCCGCTCTAGGCGTCGTCTCGCTGCTCTGGCGCCGCTCTGGGCGGATTGTGGGGGGAGTCTGTGGTGGCAGTGGAAGCGGCGGAAGGGAAGATGGCGGCGTTCGAGCACATGGGGCTGGACGGGCGGCTGCTGCGGGTGCGGGGCGGGGGGAACCGGGGGCCTGGGAGAGGGCAGCGGGGCCGCTGGGTGCggaggggacagcggggacccCTTGGAGGGGGGAGGAGGCCGTGTCAGGGTCCCTTCAGGGGCGAGGACATAGAGGGCTGGAGTCCCTtggaggggtgaggggggggcgTGAGGGGACAGCGGGGTCCCtgggtggggaggggacacCCCCTTGGGGATGTGGGGGGCACGAGGGGACCAGGACACTGGGGTCCTTTGAGAGGGAGGCAGGGTATTAGGGTCGCTCTGGGatgaggggacactgggatatCCTTGATGTGGGGGGCATGAGGGGACCAGGACACTGGGGTCCTTTGGTGGGGGGGGCAGGATATGAGGGTACCTCTGGGatgaggggacactggggtgacGTCAGGGGCgtgaggggacactgggatatCCTTGATGTGAGGGGACCAGGACACTGGGGTCCTTTGAGGGGGGGAGGCAGGATATTAGGGTTTCTCTGGGatgaggggacactggggtgacTTTAGGGGCATGAGGGGACTAGGACTTTAGGGGCATGGGGGGCATGAGGGGACCACGACACTGGGGTCACTTTGAGAGcagggggggactgggggacaGGATTGAAGGTCCCTAGTGGGAAGGGGACACCAGGATCCCcttggaagggggaggaggcCGGGAAtggtggggaggggatggggactgggggggttggggaggcGTGAGGGGCTGGGATTTAGGGTCCTCGGcggggaggggacactggggtctCTTTAGGGGCAGCAGGGAAGCCACGTAGGGCCTGGACACCACGTCCTTTGAGTAGGAGGGTGACGGGGACACCGGGGACTCTTTATTGGGGGGAACCCATGAAGTgccagggttttggggtccctctggGGCAAGAGGCGGGTCATGAGGGTTTGGGACACCGGGTTCCCTCacggcggggaggggggtggcTGTGGGTCTGGAACCCCGAGATCGTGTCCCCCGCAGGCGGTGGcggagctgggctgggccacCCCCACGGCCATCCAggctgaggccattcccctgGCGCTGGAGGGACGCGACCTCCTGGCCCGGGCCAGGACCGGCTCCGGGAAAACCGGGGCCTACGGGCTGCcgctgctccagcacctcctgcGCGTCAAGGCGGTGAGGGGGGCACCAGGGGGTGGGAATGGGGGCACCGGGGGGCAcatggggggggcagggggcttCTGGGGGCACCAGGGGTGGGAATGGGGGCACCAGGGGGGCCGGGGGCACAAGGGGGTGGGAATGGGGGCTTCTGGGGGGCACCAGGGGGCACATGGGGGGTGGCAGGGGGCTTCTGGGGGGCACCAGGGGGCACGTGGAGGGGGCAGGGGGCTTCTGGGGGGCACAAGAGGGTGGGAATGGGGGCTTCTGGGGGCACCAGGGAGTGGGAATGGGGGCTTCTGGGGGGCACAAGGGAGTGGGAATGGGGGCTTttgggggactgggggcacaaGGGGGTGGGAATGGGGGCGTCTGGGGGGCACCAGGGGGCACGTGGGGGGTGGCAGGGGGCTTCTGGGGGGCACCAGGGGGCACGTGGAGGGGGCAGGGGGCTTCTGGGGGGCACCAGGGGACACGTGGAGGGGGCAGGGGGCTTCTGGGGGGCATCAGGGGGCACATGGGGATGGCAGGGGGCTTCTTGGGGGCACTAGGGAGTGGGAGTGGGGGCTTCTTAGGGGCATTGGAGGGGGCAAGGGGCTTCTGGGGGGCACCAAGGGGCATGTGGAGGGGGCAGGGGGCTTCTAGGGGGCACGTGGAGGGGGCAGGGGGCTTCTGGGGGGCACAAGGGAGTGGGAATGGGGGCAccaggggggctgggggcatcAGGGGGTGGGAATGGGGGCTTCTAGGGGGCACCAGGGGGTGGGAATGGGGGCTTCTGGGGGGCACGCAGGGTGGGAAAAGTGGGTTTCATGGGTGCCCAGGGCTGTGTGTGGGGGGACATTCTGTAGAGTGAGTTCAGGGGGGGGCTCCGGGGGGGCTCCGTGGAGCACGGGGGGCTCCGTGGGGCGCTGGGGTGTGACCTTGGCCCCGGCAGGCCCCGTCGGCGGTGGCGCAGGCGGTGCGGGCGCTGGTGCTGGTGCCGTCCAaggagctggggcagcaggtGGTGCGCAGCCTGCGGCAGCTGGCGGTGTTCTGCGCCCGCGACGTGCGCGTGGCCGATCTCTGCGCCCACGGCGACCTGGCCGCCCAGCGGTAAGCTCTGCCCCGGCCCCTCCCCGTCACTGTCCCCGCCACCATCCCcgtcacacacagaatcacagaataaccaggttggaagagacccactggatcatcgagtccaaccattcccatccatcactaacccatgtccctcagcacctcgtccacccggcccttaaacccctccagagaaggtgactcaaccccctccctgggcagcctcggacagggaccaatgaccgtttctgtaaagaattttttctaacgtccagcctgaccctcccctggtggagcttgaggccattccctctcgtcctgtcccctgtcccttgggagaagagcccagctccctcctctccacaacctcctctcagggagttgcagagagcaatgaggtctcccctcagcctcctcttctccaggctaaacacccccagctctctcagacgctcctcgcaatccttgttctccagccccctccccagcttcgttgctcttctctggactcgctccagagcctcaacatccttcttgtggggaggggccaggactgaccccaggattcgaggagcggtctccccagggccgagtccagagggagaagaacctccctggccctgctggtcacactgtgtctgatccaagccaagatgcccttggccttcttggccccctgggcccctgctggctcctgttcaaccaacacccccaggtccttctcttccagccagtctccagacttctcctagtctggagctgctcagggttgttgtgccccaagtgcaggacccgccatttggccttgtgggacctcctgccattggactcagcccatgggtccagcctgtccagatccctttgcagagcttctctaccctccgtCGCCGCCGTCACCGCTGCTGATTTTCTCTGTGGCCAGGCCGGTGCTGATGGAGAAGCCGGACGTGGTGGTGGGGACGCCGGCGCGGGTCCTGGCGCATCTCGGCGCCCGCAGCCTCAGCCTGAGGCACTCGCTCGAGCTCCTGGTGCTGGACGAGGCCGACCTGCTGCTCTCCTTCGGCTTCGGGGAGGACATCAAGGCCCTGCTCTGGTGAGGAGGGGGCGGGACGGCGACCTCGGGGGGCGCTGCCGGGGCTGGAGGGTGTGGGGGGGCAGagcttggggtttgggggtggtacaaagggtttggggggcactgTGGGGGCTGGAGGACGGGGTGTGCAGGGTTTTTGGGGGgcactgctggggctggaggatgTGGGGGGCAGAGcctggggtttgaggggggcacagggggctTTCCGGGGCACTGTGAGTGCTGGAGGACGTGGGGACAGagcctggggtttggggggcacagggggcttggggggcactGGCAGGactggaggatttggggggcagagcttggggtttggggggcacagtGGGGGCTagaggacttggggggcagaacttggggtttgggggaacagaggatttggggggcacagTGGGTGTTGGAAGATGTGGGGGGCAGAGCTTGGAGTTTGGGGGGCACTGccaagggtttggggggcactACTAGGGCTAGAGGACAATGTGGGGCAGAGCTTGGGGTTTAGGGGGGACACAGGAGGCTTGGGGGGCACTGCCAGGGGTTCAGGGAGCACTGCCAGGGCTGGAGGACATGAGAGGtagagggtttggggtttgggggggcactgCCAAGGGTTTAGGGGGCACTGTGGGTGCTGGAGGATGTGGGGGGCAGagcttggggtttggggggcactgTGGGTGCTGGAAGATGGGGGGGTacagggttttggggggcactATGGGTGCTGGAGGACATGGGGggcagagggtttgggggttacAGGGGGTTTGAGGGGCACTGTAGAACATGGGGGGCAAGGCTTGGGGTGTAGGGGGGcgctggtggggctggaggatttgggggtcacagCCAGAGGCTTGgagaggggacactgggggattTGGAGGGGCACTTctgggacttggggggcacagtggggctggagaggaggGCCCTGGGCATCGCCACATCTGGATccgagggtttgggggggtccctgtcaCCTCCGATCTTGGGGGGCTGGTGCTGAACCCCCTTCCCGCTGCCTCCCAGCCACCTCCCCAAGATCTACCAAGCGCTGCTGATGTCGGCCACCTTCAGCCCCGATGTGGAGACCCTCAAGGAGCTCGTGCTGCACAACCCGGTGAGGGGGCAcggggggtggtttgggggggctgagggggcactgggagaggtttGAGGGGTCTAGGGGGAGGTTTGAGGGGTCTTGGGGGAAGTTTGAGGGATCTAGACGGAGGTTTGAGGGATCTAGGGGGAGTTTTGAAGGGTCTGAGGTGACGTTTGAGAACTTTGAGTGGGTGTTTGAGTGCTTGGGGGGAGATTTGAGAACTTTAGGGGAGGTTTGAGGGATCCGGGCGGGGGTTGAGGGATCCGGGGGGGGAGGTTTGAGAGGTCGAGGGGGAGGTTTGAGGGATCCGAGGTGAGGTTTGAGAACTTGGAGTGCTCAGGAGGGAGGTTGGAGGGATCTGGGGAGAGGTCTGAGAGGTCTAGGGGGAGGTCTGAGAGGTCTAGAGGGAGGCTTGAAGGATCTGGGGAGGCTTGGAGAGATCGAGAGGGAGGTTTGAGGGATCTAGGGGGAGTTTTGAGAGGTCTAGGGGCCGGTTTGAGGGGTCCAGGGGCTGGTTTGAGGGGTCCAGGGGCCGGtttgaagggtccaggggccggTTTGAAGGATCTGGAGAGGTTTGAGGGATCCAGGTTAAGGTTTGAGGGATCTAGGAGGAGGTTTGAGGGATCTAGGGGGAGTTTTGAGAGGTCTAAGGGCAGGTTTGAGGGATCCAAGTTGAGGTTTGAGGGATCCAAGTTGAGGTTTGAGGGATCCAGGTTGAGATTTGAGGGATCCAAAATGAGATTTGAGGGATCCAAGGTGGGATCTGAGGGCTCTGGGATGAGGTTTGAGAGATCTGAGGTGAGATTTGAGGACTTGGAGTGCTCGGAGGGGGGAAGTTTGAGGGATCTAGGGGAGGTTTGAGGAATCCGAGGCGAGGTTTGAGGGATCCAAGGTGAGATTTGAGAACTTGAAGTGCTCAGGGGGGAGGTTTGAGGCATCTGGGGGAGGTtttgagggacctgggggagGTTCGAGGTCTCGGCTAACGCCGCGGTGCCGTGGCAGGTGACGGTTCTCCCTGCGGAGCCTCAGCTGCCCGGCAGCTCGCGGTTGCGCCAGTTTGTGGTTCGCTGCGGCACCGAGGAGGACAAGTTCCTCCTGCTCTGCGCCCTCCTCAAGCTGCGGCTGCTGCGCGGCCGCGCTCTGCTCTTCGTGGGCGCCCTCGCCCGCTGCTACCGCCTCAAACTCTTCCTCGAGCAGTTCGGCATCCCCGCCTGCGCCCTCAACTCCGAGCTGCCCGCACGCTCCCGGTGAGCCTGGGGGGACCCAGGAGACCCTGGGTGCTCCGGGAGAacctggggggctcttgggTTGCCTGGGGAGATGTTTTTGGAGGTCAGGAGAGCCTGGGGAGGCTCTTGGATGCCCAGGGACATGTTCTTGGAGGTCAGGAGAGCCTGGGAAGGGTCTTGGATGCCC
It encodes the following:
- the TMED4 gene encoding transmembrane emp24 domain-containing protein 4 produces the protein MHVEVKDPDGKVVLSRQYGSEGRFTFTSHTPGEHQICLHSNSTRMALFAGGKLRVHLDIQVGEHTNNYPEIAAKDKLTELQLRARQLLDQVEQIQKEQNYQRYREERFRMTSESTNQRVLWWSIAQTIILILTGIWQMRHLKSFFEAKKLV
- the DDX56 gene encoding probable ATP-dependent RNA helicase DDX56 is translated as MAAFEHMGLDGRLLRAVAELGWATPTAIQAEAIPLALEGRDLLARARTGSGKTGAYGLPLLQHLLRVKAAPSAVAQAVRALVLVPSKELGQQVVRSLRQLAVFCARDVRVADLCAHGDLAAQRPVLMEKPDVVVGTPARVLAHLGARSLSLRHSLELLVLDEADLLLSFGFGEDIKALLCHLPKIYQALLMSATFSPDVETLKELVLHNPVTVLPAEPQLPGSSRLRQFVVRCGTEEDKFLLLCALLKLRLLRGRALLFVGALARCYRLKLFLEQFGIPACALNSELPARSRCHVISQFNRGVYDYIVATDEEAPALPTGQPPRKKRKGPAHSKAKDPEYGVARGIDFQNVAAVINFDVPPTLDSYIHRVGRTARADNPGTALTFALPEEEATLAQIEDALLGDNGQSMLQPYKFSTEEIEGLRYRCRDAMRSVTKQAVKEARLREIKDELLNSEKLKVYFEDNPRDLDVLRHDKPLHPAIVKPHLRNVPDYLVPPSLRGVAHPALKKRKALRQPRLGARGRRGAAPRGAANPLQTFKYSRCRARPPAATPS